CGATCAGGGTGCGCTCCACCATGGTCGGCGTGCCGGCGCCCTCCAGCACGGAGACCAGCGCCTCGCCCTTGCCGAGTTCGGTGATGACCCGGGCCGTGTCGAGCTTCGGATTGGGGCGGAAGGTTTCCGCCGCCGCTCGGACCGCCTTCTGGTCCCGCGGCGTGAAGGCCCGCAGCGCGTGCTGCACGCGGTTGCCGAGCTGGGCGAGCACGCTGTCCGGCACGTCCAGCGGGTTCTGCGTCACGAAATAGACGCCCACGCCCTTGGAGCGGATGAGGCGGACCACCTGTTCCACCTTCTCCAGCAGCGCCTTGGGCGCGGCATCGAACAATAGGTGCGCCTCGTCGAAGAAGAAGACGAGCTTGGGCTTGTCGAGATCGCCCACCTCGGGCAGGTCCTCGAACAGTTCGGAAAGCAGCCACAGCAGGAAGGTGGCGTAGAGGCGCGGGCTCCCCATGAGCTTGTCCGCAGCAAGCACGGAAATGGTGCCGTAGCCGGAGCGGTCCACCCGCATGAGATCGGAAATCTTGAGGTCGGGCTTGCCGAAGAAACGGTCGGCGCCCTGATTCTCCAGCACCAGCAGCTGGCGCTGGATCGCGCCGACGGTGGCGGCGGAAACGTTGCCATAGTCGCGCGTCAGCGTCTTGGCATTATCGGCGACGAAGCCGATGACGGCACGCAGGTCCTTGAGGTCATAGAGCCAGAGGCCGCGTTCATCGGCGAGACGGAAGGCGATGTTGAGGACGCCTTCCTGCACCTCGTTCAGCTCCATGAGCTGGGCCAGCAGCAGCGGCCCCATCTCGGAGATGGTGGTGCGGACGGAATGGCCCTTCTCGCCGAACAGATCCCAAAAGATCACCGGGAAGCTGTCGGGCGTGTAGGTGATCCCCACCTCCTGCGCCCGCTTCAGCAGGAAGTCCTTTGGCTCTCCCGGCATCGCGATGCCCGAGAGGTCGCCTTTCACGTCGGCGGCAAAGACCGGTACGCCGGCGCGGGCAAAGCCTTCCGCCAGCACTTGGAGGGTCACGGTCTTGCCCGTGCCCGTGGCACCGGTGACGAGCCCGTGCCGGTTGGCGAGCCGCAGGGCCAGTTCCTCGTCCTTGCCCGCCGCCGGGCTGTGTCCGACAAAGACCGTGCCCTCGTCCCGTGCCATGGCCGCTCCTCCCTTGACCTCACACCCATAGCGTCGCGCCGGGCACAAGGCCACGGGTGCGCACCCGCCTGACGCACCGTCTTGCCCCTGTTCTGCCGGCTCAGGCAAGGCCCCGGCCACGCTTGCAAGGCCCGGTCTTCACCGTCACCATGCCGCTCCCAGAGACGGCAGAAGAGACCTTCATGGAGCCCCTCACCGACCGCCTCATGGCCCGCGTGGGCCTCAGCGAGGCACAGGCCAGATCGGCCGTCCGCGTGCTCTCGACCTTTCTCAACACGGAAGCCCCGCCCCCGACCCGCGCGCGCCTGCATGCCGTTCTGCCCGACCTCGCGCCGGCCACCGGCAGCGGCGAGCCGGAGGCGGATGGGGACGGCACGAGCCATTTCGGCGGCATGGCGCGGCTGATGCGCGTCGCCGACCGACTCATGGCCGAGGGCCTCAGCATGATCGAGGTCCAGGCCACGGTGCGCGAGGTGGTGGCCTATGCCCGCGAGACGGCGGGCGACGCCACGGTGGACGAGATCGTCACCGCC
The Azorhizobium caulinodans ORS 571 genome window above contains:
- a CDS encoding helicase HerA-like domain-containing protein, with protein sequence MARDEGTVFVGHSPAAGKDEELALRLANRHGLVTGATGTGKTVTLQVLAEGFARAGVPVFAADVKGDLSGIAMPGEPKDFLLKRAQEVGITYTPDSFPVIFWDLFGEKGHSVRTTISEMGPLLLAQLMELNEVQEGVLNIAFRLADERGLWLYDLKDLRAVIGFVADNAKTLTRDYGNVSAATVGAIQRQLLVLENQGADRFFGKPDLKISDLMRVDRSGYGTISVLAADKLMGSPRLYATFLLWLLSELFEDLPEVGDLDKPKLVFFFDEAHLLFDAAPKALLEKVEQVVRLIRSKGVGVYFVTQNPLDVPDSVLAQLGNRVQHALRAFTPRDQKAVRAAAETFRPNPKLDTARVITELGKGEALVSVLEGAGTPTMVERTLIAPPSARVGAITDAERAEVIARSPVRGLYDVTEDPRSAFEMLREEAEPAAQTSGPVTDAPSGPWGHVPREHAPDSRPEPTDRSAGRSPGGVPRVPRTGSARMTTTELVVRTVARSLASQVGNQLGKAILRGILGGRSR